The following proteins are encoded in a genomic region of Necator americanus strain Aroian chromosome II, whole genome shotgun sequence:
- a CDS encoding hypothetical protein (NECATOR_CHRII.G7840.T1) → MYKVLECIILDRLIKHREETTRDEQAGFRLGRSTIDQVFIVRRVIEIWQRYSKPMQLGFLNFEAAFDSPRRSCFLNAFRADGVPGKFVRLLHDMNQRTSAAVRTPAGCTTPFEEVTGVRQGAVAGPFLFNFAIDDIMRRKVDQCPADIVLAPSGCPLTDLEYADDVVIFAESSTKLQHIVNLVSKLATAYGLRLRPDKCKQMWISSRPRTGIRVNGQPIELVDEFCYLGCTLKNNDSYERDVQQRCAKATSAFNSLTKRLWSTPITNEVKLRAIRNSPYHIPMIYGSETWAAPSTVIVRLDCTERKLLRRLLGYFWPRVCHNEDLYAEIDVVYWRMTRGRHQHLAPPSKVAKVNRLRFFGHILRRTADRLVQRVLRSLPGSSWKKPLGRKRKF, encoded by the coding sequence atgtacaaggtattggagtgCATTATCCTGGatcgactcattaaacatcgtgaagaaacaacgcgcgacgagcaagctggctttcgtcttggccgatctacgattgaccaggtgttcatagtcaggagagtgatcgaaatctggcagcggtattcgaagccaatgcaattagggtttctgaactttgaagccgcgttcgactctcctcgcCGAAGCTGTTTTCTCAACGCgttccgcgccgatggagtaccaggaaagttcgttcgcttgcttcatgacatgaatcaacgaacaagtgctgcagttcgaacaccagccggatgtacaacaccgtttgaagaggtaactggagtaagacaaggggcagtggcaggacccttcctgttcaatttcgctatcgacgacattatgcgaagaaaagtcgaccagtgtcctgccgacattgtcctagcaccatcagggtgccctttgactgatctcgagtacgccgacgatgttgttatattcgcggaaagcagtacgaaacttcagcatattgtcaaccttgtatcgaagctggctacagcctatggactacgtctacgccctgataaatgcaagcagatgtggatctcttcgagacctcgaacgggaatcagggtgaacggacaaccgatagaactcgtcgatgagttctgttacctgggctgtacgctgaagaacaacgatagctacgagagagatgttcagcaaagatgcgctaaggccacttctgcatttaactccttaacgaaacgcctgtggtcgacccccatcaccaacgaagtcaagctgcgagctattcgcaattcgccctatcataTCCCTATGAtatacggatcggagacttgggcagcaccctCAACAGTTATAgtgaggcttgactgcacggagcGAAAGTTGCTTAGAAGgttacttggctacttttggcctagggtatgtcacaatgaagatctctacgcagaaattgatgtggtatactggcggatgacacgtggaagacatcaacatcttgcaccgccatcgaaagtggctaaagtaaatcgtcttcgcttctttggtcatatattaaggagaacggcagatcgccttgttcaacgagttctgaggagtttgccgggttcgagctggaagaagccacttggccgaaaacggaagttctga